One Myripristis murdjan chromosome 18, fMyrMur1.1, whole genome shotgun sequence DNA window includes the following coding sequences:
- the sec24d gene encoding protein transport protein Sec24D, translated as MSQQGYVAAPPYSQAQPGMGGYQAGFGSGPTQPLYGHYGGPPQAFSAPPTGMMKQPVSSAPGMPPPPVSSQYTPNVQQNGAPPPRYPVAQPVSPAYGQPPLSPYNSMASQAPPPAQQLTNQMSAMNLGNYAPGPMQSAPPSASSVAQQPFQTPPPPVMGQPQMPPGPQSPLMSPQMSPPQSPPASMSMSGPPAAGMGRPFPGPPPPGAGGFQQPGPGPAGPPGYPQPPGQFGGQMAGPQPGFPGAFPGAAAQLAGPPQKKLDPDSIPSITQVIEDNQAKHGGQAYTTNLRGQVPPLVTTDFTVQDQGNASPRFIRCTTYSLPCTADLAKQCQVPLAAIIKPLASLPKNETPLYVVNHGETGPIRCNRCKAYMCPYMQFLDGGRRYQCGFCNCVSEVPVFYFQHLDHMGRRVDFYERPELSLGSYEFAATLDYCKNNKPPNPPAYIFMIDVSYSNIKSGLVKLICDELKTLLDKLPREEGAESSAIKVGFVTYNKILHFYNVKSALAQPQMMVVSDTAEMFVPLLDGFLVNYQDSRAVIYNLLDQIPDMFADTNESETVFAPVIQAGVEAFKAAECSGKLFIFHSSIPTAEAPGKLKNRDDKKLVNTEKEKMLFQPQKGVYEQLSKECVAQGCCVDLFLFPSQYMDMATMADVPSHTGGSVYKYNNFQVETDGEHFLRDLRKDVEKPIGFDAIMRVRTSTGFRATDFFGAIHMNNTTDVEMAGVDSDKAVTVEFKHDDTLSEEAGALIQCALLYTTISGQRRLRIHNLSLNCSSQLSELYKSCETDSLINFFAKSAYRAILNQPLKNVREILVSQTAHMLACYRKNCASPSAASQLILPDAMKVFPVYINSLMKTAPLVGSTELSTDDRAHQRLSVMAMGVEDTQLLLYPRLIPLHNMDVSSEALPAPVRCSEERLADSGMFLLENGHTMFLWLGQASPPELIQSIFNLPSLAHLQGHMSALPELDNPQSKKVRSIISALFEKRPNSMKLQIVRQKDKPEMLFRQFLVEDKGLYGGASYMDFLCYVHREIRQLLT; from the exons ATGAGTCAACAGGGTTATGTTGCTGCACCCCCATACTCCCAGGCCCAGCCAGGGATGGGGGGCTACCAGGCTGGATTTGGATCTGGACCTACACAGCCCCTCTATGGACACTACGGGGGACCGCCACAGGCATTCTCTGCTCCACCAACAG GTATGATGAAACAACCAGTGTCCTCTGCCCCCGGTATGCCTCCACCACCAGTGTCCAGTCAGTACACTCCAAATGTCCAGCAGAATGGAGCTCCTCCACCAAG GTACCCAGTTGCCCAACCTGTCTCTCCTGCCTATGGTCAACCACCACTGTCCCCATACAACAGTATGGCCTCTCAGGCCCCGCCTCCAGCACAGCAGCTCACCAATCAGATGAGTGCTATGAACTTGGGCAACTATG CCCCAGGACCAATGCAGAGTGCTCCTCCCTCAGCTAGCTCTGTAGCCCAACAGCCTTTCCAGACGCCTCCTCCCCCAGTCATGGGCCAGCCACAGATGCCCCCAGGACCCCAGTCGCCCCTCATGTCCCCTCAGATGTCTCCACCACAGTCACCCCCAGCCAGCATGTCAATGTCAGGCCCCCCAGCAGCAGGCATGGGCAGACCCTTCCCTGGGCCACCACCTCCAGGCGCAGGGGGTTTCCAGCAGCCTGGCCCTGGACCTGCTGGTCCACCAGGGTACCCTCAGCCACCAG GTCAATTTGGGGGCCAAATGGCTGGGCCCCAGCCAGGCTTCCCTGGGGCTTTCcctggagcagcagctcagctggcTGGTCCACCCCAGAAGAAGCTGGACCCTGACTCTATCCCCAGCATA ACCCAGGTTATTGAGGATAATCAAGCAAAACATGGAGGACAGGCCTACACCACGAACCTCAGAGGCCAGGTTCCCCCTCTCGTCACCACTGACTTCACAGTGCAAGACCAAG GTAATGCCAGTCCCAGGTTCATTCGCTGCACCACCTATTCCTTACCCTGCACTGCTGATCTGGCCAAACAGTGCCAAGTGCCCCTGGCGGCTATCATTAAGCCCCTTGCCAGTTTGCCAAAGAATGAG ACTCCTCTATATGTAGTGAACCACGGCGAGACCGGCCCCATCCGCTGCAATCGCTGCAAAGCCTACATGTGTCCCTACATGCAGTTCCTTGATGGTGGTCGTCGCTACCAGTGTGGTTTCTGCAATTGTGTCAGTGAAG TGCCAGTCTTCTATTTCCAACATCTTGACCACATGGGCCGGAGAGTGGACTTCTATGAGAGACCTGAGCTGTCCCTGGGATCTTATGAGTTTGCGGCCACCTTGGACTACTGCAAG AACAACAAGCCTCCAAATCCTCCGGCCTACATCTTCATGATTGACGTGTCCTACAGCAATATCAAAAGTGGACTGGTCAAACTAATATGTGATGAGTTGAAGACTCTGCTCGACAAGCTGCCCAG AGAGGAAGGTGCAGAGAGTTCAGCGATAAAGGTCGGTTTCGTCACCTACAACAAGATCCTCCACTTCTACAACGTGAAGAGCGCCTTGGCCCAGCCCCAGATGATGGTGGTCTCAGACACAGCCGAGATGTTCGTCCCACTGCTCGACGGCTTCCTCGTCAACTACCAGGACTCAAGGGCTGTTATCTACAA CCTCCTGGACCAGATCCCTGACATGTTTGCAGACACCAACGAGAGCGAGACGGTATTTGCCCCTGTCATCCAGGCCGGCGTGGAGGCTTTTAAG GCAGCGGAGTGTAGTGGAAAGCTGTTTATCTTCCACTCCTCCATCCCCACTGCTGAAGCTCCGGGGAAATTGAAGAACCGGGACGACAAAAAGCTGGTCAACAccgagaaagagaaa ATGCTGTTTCAGCCTCAGAAAGGTGTGTATGAGCAGCTGTCTAAGGAGTGTGTGGCCCAGGGCTGCTGCGTGgatctcttcctctttcccagCCAGTACATGGACATGGCCACCATGGCTGATGTGCCGTCACACACCGGCGGCTCTGTCTACAAGTACAACAACTTCCAG GtggagacagatggagagcatTTCCTGAGAGACCTGAGGAAAGATGTGGAGAAGCCCATCGGTTTTGATGCCATAATGCGCGTTCGTACCAGCACAG gcttcAGAGCCACAGACTTCTTCGGAGCGATTCACATGAACAACACCACGGATGTAGAGATGGCAGGTGTGGATAGTGACAAGGCTGTAACGGTGGAGTTCAAGCATGACGACACGCTCAGTGAGGAAGCTGGAGCACTCATACAg TGTGCCTTGCTGTACACCACCATCAGCGGGCAGCGACGTCTGCGCATCCACAACCTCAGTCTGAACTGCAGCTCCCAGCTGTCAGAGCTCTACAAAAGCTGTGAGACCGACTCACTCATCAACTTCTTTGCCAAGTCAG CTTACCGTGCCATACTGAACCAGCCTCTGAAGAACGTGAGGGAGATCCTGGTCAGCCAGACGGCCCACATGCTGGCCTGCTACAGGAAGAACTGTGCCAGCCCCTCTGCTGCCAGCCAG CTGATCCTGCCTGATGCCATGAAGGTGTTCCCAGTCTACATCAACAGCCTGATGAAAACGGCTCCCCTGGTGGGCAGCACAGAGCTCTCCACTGACGACAGGGCCCACCAGAGGCTGTCAGTCATGGCCATGGGAGTGGAAGACACCCAGCTGCTGCTCTACCCGcgcctcatcccactg CACAACATGGACGTAAGCAGCGAGGCGCTGCCCGCTCCGGTGCGCTGCTCAGAGGAGCGTCTGGCCGACTCCGGCATGTTCCTGCTGGAGAACGGCCACACCATGTTCTTGTGGCTGGGACAAGCGAGCCCGCCAGAGCTCATCCAGAGCATCTTCAACCTGCCCTCCCTCGCCCACCTGCAAGGACACATG AGTGCTCTGCCAGAGCTGGATAACCCCCAGTCAAAGAAGGTCCGCTCCATCATCAGTGCCCTGTTTGAAAAGAGGCCTAACTCCATGAAG CTCCAAATAGTGAGGCAGAAGGACAAGCCTGAGATGTTGTTCCGTCAGTTCCTGGTGGAAGATAAGGGTCTCTACGGTGGAGCTTCCTACATGGACTTCCTCTGCTACGTCCACCGGGAGATCAGGCAGCTCCTCACTTAA